Proteins co-encoded in one Hemibagrus wyckioides isolate EC202008001 linkage group LG26, SWU_Hwy_1.0, whole genome shotgun sequence genomic window:
- the timmdc1 gene encoding complex I assembly factor TIMMDC1, mitochondrial encodes MCPVGLCTHTFTCGEKDADTDSPGAWHTGLLRAVYMFALPRVHAADIVDPEASLHSLPKHVGKPEFPDTGWDRIKDLFERRDGQTYSEEVRNVGKSALTAALVGLLYGGLPGARHARERFIQLSQAEIYRSRVEAVRSAHNAAIRGFVRYGWRWSWRVGAFVTLFNTVSTGISVYKDSNALSHFAVAGAVTGGVFRMNLGLRGLVAGSAIGAALGVPAGALIVGLQKLGGETMREKRRRERRELYELRVAEWNARLQLTDQIIGEFNGRDQDTEGDLQRIEELLSQPRNEELTEES; translated from the exons ATGTGCCCTGTGggtctgtgtacacacacattcacgtgTGGAGAGAAAGACGCAGATACAGACAGCCCCGGAGCCTGGCATACAGGACTGCTGAGGGCAGTTTATATGTTCGCCCTTCCTCGAGTGCATGCAGCTGACATCGTCGATCCAGAGGCCAGTCTTCATTCTTTACCGAAACATGTGGGCAAGCCGGAGTTCCCAGACACAGGATGGGATCGCATTAAAGACCTATTCGAGCGACG AGACGGACAGACGTACTCAGAAGAGGTGAGGAACGTGGGTAAGAGTGCTCTGACGGCCGCCTTGGTGGGACTGTTGTACGGAGGCCTGCCTGGAGCCCGACATGCCCGTGAGAGATTCATCCAGCTGAGCCAAGCTGAGATCTACCGTAGCAGAGTTGAGGCAGTG cgTTCGGCTCATAATGCAGCTATCCGAGGCTTTGTGAGATATGGCTGGAGGTGGAGCTGGAGAGTCGGCGCTTTTGTGACCCTTTTTAA CACTGTCAGTACAGGCATTTCTGTGTACAAAGACAGTAACGCCTTGAGCCATTTTGCTGTGGCGGGGG ctgtgaccGGAGGTGTGTTCCGGATGAATCTGGGCCTCAGGGGATTGGTGGCAGGATCGGCTATTGGCGCTGCATTAGG TGTGCCTGCTGGGGCGTTAATTGTTGGGCTACAGAAGCTGGGAGGAGAGACCATGCGGGAAAAACGACGACGGGAACGAAGAGAACTGTATGAGCTCAGGGTGGCTGAATG GAATGCACGTCTGCAGCTTACTGACCAGATAATTGGTGAATTTAATGGCCGGGACCAAGACACAGAAGGTGACCTTCAGCGGATCGAAGAGCTCCTTAGTCAACCAAGGAACGAAGAATTGACTGAGGAGTCTTAA